The proteins below come from a single Xenopus tropicalis strain Nigerian chromosome 9, UCB_Xtro_10.0, whole genome shotgun sequence genomic window:
- the sun1 gene encoding SUN domain-containing protein 1 isoform X1 produces MDYSHLHTYAPPQCLPDNTGYTYALSSSYSSEALDFETIHKLAPVFDSPRMSRRSLRLKTSMGNYADESLNDSTLSHRSVRQQHNSSRQSSSSHQSASRKSVTNTSFQSQSSFNSQIADTSVLSSVLDASVIREQTEVSSIWGLDDEELIKDGNTTVIQSNGDFNSAETQTTMVNGYTCSDCSIVSQRNDALTALSASYSSSGKVHATSGTHTACGMLHTGSTITNAASGNVHAGSANAHTPSSSMHTSSTRVYSRDRSQKNKSREIPFYMHKAMLLFKNTASSLATVVVRLLHMVMLKLGCDLKAHLNYCGSVNVRDFLKEDGLLRINGKSLCDDYNGTKHHEMRTTIHTQSSWARGVTGTLWHTLYYTGYLLLQAVRSVGAAGWFVSRKMLSFLWLAIVSPGRAASSLLWWLGTGWYQLATLVSLLNVFILTRCLSKLSKLLLLLLPLLILLGLYLWGSDYILLPAFGGLRIFSSDVLEETAHSLEPSPESTTISSPGTKEEGLPYDTDRIRELEKQFGLMGRKHNGHMEDYKKLNVLVLKIQEQVQQMNDESHLSSIITNMFEQHFAKHTVEKKEPSVDASSSTASNHEARIVHLEALFAKLSQAIEEDRKLAESRTSRGEIHDESLLRRRIESLEEEFETYKAAFTNRQTAQTSCDLPDCLLQKVDARVKESIHMMFASQENIPESLLQWLSANYVNKGDFNSRLQELELKILQNITHHVILTKQVPSAKVVETAITGAIDGISKQETQAMINNALRLYSQDRTGMADFALESGGGSILGTRCSETYGTKTALMSLFGIPLWYFSQSPRVVIQPDMYPGNCWAFKGTQGYLVVRLSRMIYPTAFSIEHIPKSLSPLGNITSAPKDFAVYGLDDEYQEDGQVLIRAVYDQEGEPLQIFHIMEEYKKPFQIVELRIFSNWGHQDFTCLYRFRAHGTPVQ; encoded by the exons ATGGATTATTCCCATCTTCATACCTATGCTCCCCCTCAGTGTCTGCCAGATAACACTGGGTATACCTATGCTCTCAG CTCAAGCTATTCATCAGAAGCCCTCGATTTTGAGACTATTCATAAATTGGCTCCGGTCTTTGATTCTCCAAGAATGTCACGGCGCAGTCTTCGTTTAAAGACCAGCATGGGAAACTATGCTGATGAGAGTCTTAATGACAGCACGCTCTCTCACAG ATCTGTAAGGCAGCAGCATAACAGCAGCAGGCAGTCATCATCCAGCCATCAGTCTGCATCAAGGAAATCAGTGACAAATACCTCCTTCCAGAGCCAAAGCAGCTTTAACTCGCAGATCGCTGACACCTCGGTGCTGTCCAGTGTTTTAGATGCATCTGTAATTCGGGAACAGACTGAAGTGAGTTCCATATGGG gTCTTGATGACGAAGAATTGATAAAGG ATGGCAACACTACAGTGATTCAGTCCAATGGAGACTTTAATTCAGCTGAAACACAGACAACAATGGTTAATGGTTATACATGCAGTGACTGCAGCATTGTCTCTCAGAGAAATGATGCCTTGACGGCCCTATCTGCATCTTATTCCTCATCTGGAAAGGTTCATGCAACTTCTGGAACACACACAGCCTGTGGAATGTTACACACAGGCTCTACAATCACAAATGCAGCTTCTGGAAATGTGCATGCAGGCTCTGCAAATGCGCACACTCCATCATCAAGCATGCACACATCATCCACACGAGTGTACTCCAGAGATCGGAGCCAGAAAAATAAATCGA GAGAAATTCCTTTTTACATGCATAAGGCCATGCTGCTGTTTAAAAATACCGCATCATCTCTAGCAACTGTGGTTGTGCGCCTGTTACATATGGTTATGCTGAAGCTTGGTTGTGACCTCAAAG CTCATTTGAATTACTGTGGAAGTGTGAATGTAAGAGACTTTCTAAAAGAGGACGGACTTCTCCGTATAAATGGAAAATCCCTGT GTGATGACTATAACGGGACGAAACACCATGAAATGCGCACCACTATCCACACGCAATCTTCATGGGCTAGAGGGGTGACAGGCACCCTATGGCACACCCTTTATTACACAG GCTATTTATTACTACAAGCAGTGCGCAgtgttggagctgcaggatgGTTTGTATCCCGGAAGATGTTGTCGTTTCTTTGGTTGGCCATTGTATCACCAG GTAGAGCAGCCTCCAGCTTACTTTGGTGGCTGGGAACTGGATGGTATCAACTTGCCACTTTGGTCTCTTTGTTAAATGTTTTTATCCTTACCAG ATGCCTTTCAAAACTGTCTAAATTGTTACTTCTGCTTTTGCCCTTGCTCATTTTGCTTG GTCTTTACTTATGGGGTTCAGATTACATTCTGCTTCCTGCATTCGGCGGTTTAAGAATATTTTCATCCGATGTGCTTGAAGAAACCGCTCACAGCCTCGAGCCTTCTCCAGAAAGCACTACTATATCTAGCCCAGGCACCAAG GAGGAGGGCTTGCCGTATGATACTGACCGAATAAGAGAGCTGGAAAAGCAGTTTGGATTAATGGGTCGTAAGCACAATGGTCACATGGAAGACtacaaaaaattaaatgttttggtCCTGAAAATTCAAGAGCAGGTCCAACAGATGAACGATGAAAGCCATTTGTCATCGATTATTACAAACATGTTTGAGCAGCATTTTGCTAAACACACGGTTGAAAAGAAGGAACCCTCAgtg GATGCGTCCTCTAGCACCGCCAGCAACCATGAAGCCCGTATTGTTCATTTGGAGGCACTCTTTGCAAAGCTATCACAG GCGATTGAGGAAGATAGAAAATTAGCAGAGTCAAGAACCAG CCGTGGCGAAATTCATGATGAAAGTCTCCTCCGAAGACGTATTGAGAGTCTAGAAGAAGAGTTTGAAACCTACAAAGCTGCTTTTACAAACCGACAGACGGCGCAGACAAGCTGCGACCTACCAGACTGCCTTCTGCAAAAG GTGGATGCAAGAGTTAAAGAGTCCATCCATATGATGTTTGCCAGCCAGGAAAATATTCCAGAATCCTTACTGCAATGGCTATCTGCAAATTATGTGAATAAAGGAGATTTCAATAGCAGGCTGCAGGAATTAGAGCTGAAAATTCTCCAAAACATTACACACCATGTCATCCTAACAAAGCAGGTCCCTTCTGCAAAAGTGGTGGAAACTGCCATCACTGGGGCAATAGATGGCATTTCTAAACAG GAAACTCAGGCAATGATAAATAATGCTCTGAGACTCTACTCCCAAGATCGCACTGGCATGGCCGATTTTGCTTTGGAATCTGGAG GTGGCAGTATCCTTGGTACACGTTGTTCTGAGACCTATGGGACAAAAACAGCTTTAatgagcttgtttggaattcctTTGTGGTATTTTTCACAGTCCCCTAGAGTGGTTATACAG CCGGATATGTACCCAGGAAACTGTTGGGCTTTTAAGGGAACCCAAGGATACCTTGTTGTTCGCCTATCAAGGATGATTTACCCAACTGCCTTTTCTATTGAGCACATACCAAAGTCCCTCTCACCATTAGGAAACATAACAAGCGCACCTAAAGACTTTGCAGTTTAT GGCCTAGATGATGAGTACCAGGAAGATGGGCAAGTTTTAATTCGTGCTGTGTATGATCAAGAAGGGGAACCCCTGCAAATATTCCACATAATG GAAGAATATAAAAAACCTTTCCAGATTGTGGAGCTGCGAATCTTCTCTAATTGGGGCCACCAAGACTTTACCTGTCTGTATCGCTTTAGGGCACATGGAACACCTGTACAATAA
- the sun1 gene encoding SUN domain-containing protein 1 isoform X2 — translation MDYSHLHTYAPPQCLPDNTGYTYALSSSYSSEALDFETIHKLAPVFDSPRMSRRSLRLKTSMGNYADESLNDSTLSHRSVRQQHNSSRQSSSSHQSASRKSVTNTSFQSQSSFNSQIADTSVLSSVLDASVIREQTEVSSIWGLDDEELIKDGNTTVIQSNGDFNSAETQTTMVNGYTCSDCSIVSQRNDALTALSASYSSSGKVHATSGTHTACGMLHTGSTITNAASGNVHAGSANAHTPSSSMHTSSTRVYSRDRSQKNKSREIPFYMHKAMLLFKNTASSLATVVVRLLHMVMLKLGCDLKGDDYNGTKHHEMRTTIHTQSSWARGVTGTLWHTLYYTGYLLLQAVRSVGAAGWFVSRKMLSFLWLAIVSPGRAASSLLWWLGTGWYQLATLVSLLNVFILTRCLSKLSKLLLLLLPLLILLGLYLWGSDYILLPAFGGLRIFSSDVLEETAHSLEPSPESTTISSPGTKEEGLPYDTDRIRELEKQFGLMGRKHNGHMEDYKKLNVLVLKIQEQVQQMNDESHLSSIITNMFEQHFAKHTVEKKEPSVDASSSTASNHEARIVHLEALFAKLSQAIEEDRKLAESRTSRGEIHDESLLRRRIESLEEEFETYKAAFTNRQTAQTSCDLPDCLLQKVDARVKESIHMMFASQENIPESLLQWLSANYVNKGDFNSRLQELELKILQNITHHVILTKQVPSAKVVETAITGAIDGISKQETQAMINNALRLYSQDRTGMADFALESGGGSILGTRCSETYGTKTALMSLFGIPLWYFSQSPRVVIQPDMYPGNCWAFKGTQGYLVVRLSRMIYPTAFSIEHIPKSLSPLGNITSAPKDFAVYGLDDEYQEDGQVLIRAVYDQEGEPLQIFHIMEEYKKPFQIVELRIFSNWGHQDFTCLYRFRAHGTPVQ, via the exons ATGGATTATTCCCATCTTCATACCTATGCTCCCCCTCAGTGTCTGCCAGATAACACTGGGTATACCTATGCTCTCAG CTCAAGCTATTCATCAGAAGCCCTCGATTTTGAGACTATTCATAAATTGGCTCCGGTCTTTGATTCTCCAAGAATGTCACGGCGCAGTCTTCGTTTAAAGACCAGCATGGGAAACTATGCTGATGAGAGTCTTAATGACAGCACGCTCTCTCACAG ATCTGTAAGGCAGCAGCATAACAGCAGCAGGCAGTCATCATCCAGCCATCAGTCTGCATCAAGGAAATCAGTGACAAATACCTCCTTCCAGAGCCAAAGCAGCTTTAACTCGCAGATCGCTGACACCTCGGTGCTGTCCAGTGTTTTAGATGCATCTGTAATTCGGGAACAGACTGAAGTGAGTTCCATATGGG gTCTTGATGACGAAGAATTGATAAAGG ATGGCAACACTACAGTGATTCAGTCCAATGGAGACTTTAATTCAGCTGAAACACAGACAACAATGGTTAATGGTTATACATGCAGTGACTGCAGCATTGTCTCTCAGAGAAATGATGCCTTGACGGCCCTATCTGCATCTTATTCCTCATCTGGAAAGGTTCATGCAACTTCTGGAACACACACAGCCTGTGGAATGTTACACACAGGCTCTACAATCACAAATGCAGCTTCTGGAAATGTGCATGCAGGCTCTGCAAATGCGCACACTCCATCATCAAGCATGCACACATCATCCACACGAGTGTACTCCAGAGATCGGAGCCAGAAAAATAAATCGA GAGAAATTCCTTTTTACATGCATAAGGCCATGCTGCTGTTTAAAAATACCGCATCATCTCTAGCAACTGTGGTTGTGCGCCTGTTACATATGGTTATGCTGAAGCTTGGTTGTGACCTCAAAG GTGATGACTATAACGGGACGAAACACCATGAAATGCGCACCACTATCCACACGCAATCTTCATGGGCTAGAGGGGTGACAGGCACCCTATGGCACACCCTTTATTACACAG GCTATTTATTACTACAAGCAGTGCGCAgtgttggagctgcaggatgGTTTGTATCCCGGAAGATGTTGTCGTTTCTTTGGTTGGCCATTGTATCACCAG GTAGAGCAGCCTCCAGCTTACTTTGGTGGCTGGGAACTGGATGGTATCAACTTGCCACTTTGGTCTCTTTGTTAAATGTTTTTATCCTTACCAG ATGCCTTTCAAAACTGTCTAAATTGTTACTTCTGCTTTTGCCCTTGCTCATTTTGCTTG GTCTTTACTTATGGGGTTCAGATTACATTCTGCTTCCTGCATTCGGCGGTTTAAGAATATTTTCATCCGATGTGCTTGAAGAAACCGCTCACAGCCTCGAGCCTTCTCCAGAAAGCACTACTATATCTAGCCCAGGCACCAAG GAGGAGGGCTTGCCGTATGATACTGACCGAATAAGAGAGCTGGAAAAGCAGTTTGGATTAATGGGTCGTAAGCACAATGGTCACATGGAAGACtacaaaaaattaaatgttttggtCCTGAAAATTCAAGAGCAGGTCCAACAGATGAACGATGAAAGCCATTTGTCATCGATTATTACAAACATGTTTGAGCAGCATTTTGCTAAACACACGGTTGAAAAGAAGGAACCCTCAgtg GATGCGTCCTCTAGCACCGCCAGCAACCATGAAGCCCGTATTGTTCATTTGGAGGCACTCTTTGCAAAGCTATCACAG GCGATTGAGGAAGATAGAAAATTAGCAGAGTCAAGAACCAG CCGTGGCGAAATTCATGATGAAAGTCTCCTCCGAAGACGTATTGAGAGTCTAGAAGAAGAGTTTGAAACCTACAAAGCTGCTTTTACAAACCGACAGACGGCGCAGACAAGCTGCGACCTACCAGACTGCCTTCTGCAAAAG GTGGATGCAAGAGTTAAAGAGTCCATCCATATGATGTTTGCCAGCCAGGAAAATATTCCAGAATCCTTACTGCAATGGCTATCTGCAAATTATGTGAATAAAGGAGATTTCAATAGCAGGCTGCAGGAATTAGAGCTGAAAATTCTCCAAAACATTACACACCATGTCATCCTAACAAAGCAGGTCCCTTCTGCAAAAGTGGTGGAAACTGCCATCACTGGGGCAATAGATGGCATTTCTAAACAG GAAACTCAGGCAATGATAAATAATGCTCTGAGACTCTACTCCCAAGATCGCACTGGCATGGCCGATTTTGCTTTGGAATCTGGAG GTGGCAGTATCCTTGGTACACGTTGTTCTGAGACCTATGGGACAAAAACAGCTTTAatgagcttgtttggaattcctTTGTGGTATTTTTCACAGTCCCCTAGAGTGGTTATACAG CCGGATATGTACCCAGGAAACTGTTGGGCTTTTAAGGGAACCCAAGGATACCTTGTTGTTCGCCTATCAAGGATGATTTACCCAACTGCCTTTTCTATTGAGCACATACCAAAGTCCCTCTCACCATTAGGAAACATAACAAGCGCACCTAAAGACTTTGCAGTTTAT GGCCTAGATGATGAGTACCAGGAAGATGGGCAAGTTTTAATTCGTGCTGTGTATGATCAAGAAGGGGAACCCCTGCAAATATTCCACATAATG GAAGAATATAAAAAACCTTTCCAGATTGTGGAGCTGCGAATCTTCTCTAATTGGGGCCACCAAGACTTTACCTGTCTGTATCGCTTTAGGGCACATGGAACACCTGTACAATAA
- the sun1 gene encoding SUN domain-containing protein 1 isoform X5 — MDYSHLHTYAPPQCLPDNTGYTYALSSSYSSEALDFETIHKLAPVFDSPRMSRRSLRLKTSMGNYADESLNDSTLSHRSVRQQHNSSRQSSSSHQSASRKSVTNTSFQSQSSFNSQIADTSVLSSVLDASVIREQTEVSSIWGLDDEELIKDGNTTVIQSNGDFNSAETQTTMVNGYTCSDCSIVSQRNDALTALSASYSSSGKVHATSGTHTACGMLHTGSTITNAASGNVHAGSANAHTPSSSMHTSSTRVYSRDRSQKNKSTHLNYCGSVNVRDFLKEDGLLRINGKSLCDDYNGTKHHEMRTTIHTQSSWARGVTGTLWHTLYYTGYLLLQAVRSVGAAGWFVSRKMLSFLWLAIVSPGRAASSLLWWLGTGWYQLATLVSLLNVFILTRCLSKLSKLLLLLLPLLILLGLYLWGSDYILLPAFGGLRIFSSDVLEETAHSLEPSPESTTISSPGTKEEGLPYDTDRIRELEKQFGLMGRKHNGHMEDYKKLNVLVLKIQEQVQQMNDESHLSSIITNMFEQHFAKHTVEKKEPSVDASSSTASNHEARIVHLEALFAKLSQAIEEDRKLAESRTSRGEIHDESLLRRRIESLEEEFETYKAAFTNRQTAQTSCDLPDCLLQKVDARVKESIHMMFASQENIPESLLQWLSANYVNKGDFNSRLQELELKILQNITHHVILTKQVPSAKVVETAITGAIDGISKQETQAMINNALRLYSQDRTGMADFALESGGGSILGTRCSETYGTKTALMSLFGIPLWYFSQSPRVVIQPDMYPGNCWAFKGTQGYLVVRLSRMIYPTAFSIEHIPKSLSPLGNITSAPKDFAVYGLDDEYQEDGQVLIRAVYDQEGEPLQIFHIMEEYKKPFQIVELRIFSNWGHQDFTCLYRFRAHGTPVQ; from the exons ATGGATTATTCCCATCTTCATACCTATGCTCCCCCTCAGTGTCTGCCAGATAACACTGGGTATACCTATGCTCTCAG CTCAAGCTATTCATCAGAAGCCCTCGATTTTGAGACTATTCATAAATTGGCTCCGGTCTTTGATTCTCCAAGAATGTCACGGCGCAGTCTTCGTTTAAAGACCAGCATGGGAAACTATGCTGATGAGAGTCTTAATGACAGCACGCTCTCTCACAG ATCTGTAAGGCAGCAGCATAACAGCAGCAGGCAGTCATCATCCAGCCATCAGTCTGCATCAAGGAAATCAGTGACAAATACCTCCTTCCAGAGCCAAAGCAGCTTTAACTCGCAGATCGCTGACACCTCGGTGCTGTCCAGTGTTTTAGATGCATCTGTAATTCGGGAACAGACTGAAGTGAGTTCCATATGGG gTCTTGATGACGAAGAATTGATAAAGG ATGGCAACACTACAGTGATTCAGTCCAATGGAGACTTTAATTCAGCTGAAACACAGACAACAATGGTTAATGGTTATACATGCAGTGACTGCAGCATTGTCTCTCAGAGAAATGATGCCTTGACGGCCCTATCTGCATCTTATTCCTCATCTGGAAAGGTTCATGCAACTTCTGGAACACACACAGCCTGTGGAATGTTACACACAGGCTCTACAATCACAAATGCAGCTTCTGGAAATGTGCATGCAGGCTCTGCAAATGCGCACACTCCATCATCAAGCATGCACACATCATCCACACGAGTGTACTCCAGAGATCGGAGCCAGAAAAATAAATCGA CTCATTTGAATTACTGTGGAAGTGTGAATGTAAGAGACTTTCTAAAAGAGGACGGACTTCTCCGTATAAATGGAAAATCCCTGT GTGATGACTATAACGGGACGAAACACCATGAAATGCGCACCACTATCCACACGCAATCTTCATGGGCTAGAGGGGTGACAGGCACCCTATGGCACACCCTTTATTACACAG GCTATTTATTACTACAAGCAGTGCGCAgtgttggagctgcaggatgGTTTGTATCCCGGAAGATGTTGTCGTTTCTTTGGTTGGCCATTGTATCACCAG GTAGAGCAGCCTCCAGCTTACTTTGGTGGCTGGGAACTGGATGGTATCAACTTGCCACTTTGGTCTCTTTGTTAAATGTTTTTATCCTTACCAG ATGCCTTTCAAAACTGTCTAAATTGTTACTTCTGCTTTTGCCCTTGCTCATTTTGCTTG GTCTTTACTTATGGGGTTCAGATTACATTCTGCTTCCTGCATTCGGCGGTTTAAGAATATTTTCATCCGATGTGCTTGAAGAAACCGCTCACAGCCTCGAGCCTTCTCCAGAAAGCACTACTATATCTAGCCCAGGCACCAAG GAGGAGGGCTTGCCGTATGATACTGACCGAATAAGAGAGCTGGAAAAGCAGTTTGGATTAATGGGTCGTAAGCACAATGGTCACATGGAAGACtacaaaaaattaaatgttttggtCCTGAAAATTCAAGAGCAGGTCCAACAGATGAACGATGAAAGCCATTTGTCATCGATTATTACAAACATGTTTGAGCAGCATTTTGCTAAACACACGGTTGAAAAGAAGGAACCCTCAgtg GATGCGTCCTCTAGCACCGCCAGCAACCATGAAGCCCGTATTGTTCATTTGGAGGCACTCTTTGCAAAGCTATCACAG GCGATTGAGGAAGATAGAAAATTAGCAGAGTCAAGAACCAG CCGTGGCGAAATTCATGATGAAAGTCTCCTCCGAAGACGTATTGAGAGTCTAGAAGAAGAGTTTGAAACCTACAAAGCTGCTTTTACAAACCGACAGACGGCGCAGACAAGCTGCGACCTACCAGACTGCCTTCTGCAAAAG GTGGATGCAAGAGTTAAAGAGTCCATCCATATGATGTTTGCCAGCCAGGAAAATATTCCAGAATCCTTACTGCAATGGCTATCTGCAAATTATGTGAATAAAGGAGATTTCAATAGCAGGCTGCAGGAATTAGAGCTGAAAATTCTCCAAAACATTACACACCATGTCATCCTAACAAAGCAGGTCCCTTCTGCAAAAGTGGTGGAAACTGCCATCACTGGGGCAATAGATGGCATTTCTAAACAG GAAACTCAGGCAATGATAAATAATGCTCTGAGACTCTACTCCCAAGATCGCACTGGCATGGCCGATTTTGCTTTGGAATCTGGAG GTGGCAGTATCCTTGGTACACGTTGTTCTGAGACCTATGGGACAAAAACAGCTTTAatgagcttgtttggaattcctTTGTGGTATTTTTCACAGTCCCCTAGAGTGGTTATACAG CCGGATATGTACCCAGGAAACTGTTGGGCTTTTAAGGGAACCCAAGGATACCTTGTTGTTCGCCTATCAAGGATGATTTACCCAACTGCCTTTTCTATTGAGCACATACCAAAGTCCCTCTCACCATTAGGAAACATAACAAGCGCACCTAAAGACTTTGCAGTTTAT GGCCTAGATGATGAGTACCAGGAAGATGGGCAAGTTTTAATTCGTGCTGTGTATGATCAAGAAGGGGAACCCCTGCAAATATTCCACATAATG GAAGAATATAAAAAACCTTTCCAGATTGTGGAGCTGCGAATCTTCTCTAATTGGGGCCACCAAGACTTTACCTGTCTGTATCGCTTTAGGGCACATGGAACACCTGTACAATAA
- the sun1 gene encoding SUN domain-containing protein 1 isoform X7, which yields MDYSHLHTYAPPQCLPDNTGYTYALSSSYSSEALDFETIHKLAPVFDSPRMSRRSLRLKTSMGNYADESLNDSTLSHRSVRQQHNSSRQSSSSHQSASRKSVTNTSFQSQSSFNSQIADTSVLSSVLDASVIREQTEVSSIWGLDDEELIKDGNTTVIQSNGDFNSAETQTTMVNGYTCSDCSIVSQRNDALTALSASYSSSGKVHATSGTHTACGMLHTGSTITNAASGNVHAGSANAHTPSSSMHTSSTRVYSRDRSQKNKSSDDYNGTKHHEMRTTIHTQSSWARGVTGTLWHTLYYTGYLLLQAVRSVGAAGWFVSRKMLSFLWLAIVSPGRAASSLLWWLGTGWYQLATLVSLLNVFILTRCLSKLSKLLLLLLPLLILLGLYLWGSDYILLPAFGGLRIFSSDVLEETAHSLEPSPESTTISSPGTKEEGLPYDTDRIRELEKQFGLMGRKHNGHMEDYKKLNVLVLKIQEQVQQMNDESHLSSIITNMFEQHFAKHTVEKKEPSVDASSSTASNHEARIVHLEALFAKLSQAIEEDRKLAESRTSRGEIHDESLLRRRIESLEEEFETYKAAFTNRQTAQTSCDLPDCLLQKVDARVKESIHMMFASQENIPESLLQWLSANYVNKGDFNSRLQELELKILQNITHHVILTKQVPSAKVVETAITGAIDGISKQETQAMINNALRLYSQDRTGMADFALESGGGSILGTRCSETYGTKTALMSLFGIPLWYFSQSPRVVIQPDMYPGNCWAFKGTQGYLVVRLSRMIYPTAFSIEHIPKSLSPLGNITSAPKDFAVYGLDDEYQEDGQVLIRAVYDQEGEPLQIFHIMEEYKKPFQIVELRIFSNWGHQDFTCLYRFRAHGTPVQ from the exons ATGGATTATTCCCATCTTCATACCTATGCTCCCCCTCAGTGTCTGCCAGATAACACTGGGTATACCTATGCTCTCAG CTCAAGCTATTCATCAGAAGCCCTCGATTTTGAGACTATTCATAAATTGGCTCCGGTCTTTGATTCTCCAAGAATGTCACGGCGCAGTCTTCGTTTAAAGACCAGCATGGGAAACTATGCTGATGAGAGTCTTAATGACAGCACGCTCTCTCACAG ATCTGTAAGGCAGCAGCATAACAGCAGCAGGCAGTCATCATCCAGCCATCAGTCTGCATCAAGGAAATCAGTGACAAATACCTCCTTCCAGAGCCAAAGCAGCTTTAACTCGCAGATCGCTGACACCTCGGTGCTGTCCAGTGTTTTAGATGCATCTGTAATTCGGGAACAGACTGAAGTGAGTTCCATATGGG gTCTTGATGACGAAGAATTGATAAAGG ATGGCAACACTACAGTGATTCAGTCCAATGGAGACTTTAATTCAGCTGAAACACAGACAACAATGGTTAATGGTTATACATGCAGTGACTGCAGCATTGTCTCTCAGAGAAATGATGCCTTGACGGCCCTATCTGCATCTTATTCCTCATCTGGAAAGGTTCATGCAACTTCTGGAACACACACAGCCTGTGGAATGTTACACACAGGCTCTACAATCACAAATGCAGCTTCTGGAAATGTGCATGCAGGCTCTGCAAATGCGCACACTCCATCATCAAGCATGCACACATCATCCACACGAGTGTACTCCAGAGATCGGAGCCAGAAAAATAAATCGA GTGATGACTATAACGGGACGAAACACCATGAAATGCGCACCACTATCCACACGCAATCTTCATGGGCTAGAGGGGTGACAGGCACCCTATGGCACACCCTTTATTACACAG GCTATTTATTACTACAAGCAGTGCGCAgtgttggagctgcaggatgGTTTGTATCCCGGAAGATGTTGTCGTTTCTTTGGTTGGCCATTGTATCACCAG GTAGAGCAGCCTCCAGCTTACTTTGGTGGCTGGGAACTGGATGGTATCAACTTGCCACTTTGGTCTCTTTGTTAAATGTTTTTATCCTTACCAG ATGCCTTTCAAAACTGTCTAAATTGTTACTTCTGCTTTTGCCCTTGCTCATTTTGCTTG GTCTTTACTTATGGGGTTCAGATTACATTCTGCTTCCTGCATTCGGCGGTTTAAGAATATTTTCATCCGATGTGCTTGAAGAAACCGCTCACAGCCTCGAGCCTTCTCCAGAAAGCACTACTATATCTAGCCCAGGCACCAAG GAGGAGGGCTTGCCGTATGATACTGACCGAATAAGAGAGCTGGAAAAGCAGTTTGGATTAATGGGTCGTAAGCACAATGGTCACATGGAAGACtacaaaaaattaaatgttttggtCCTGAAAATTCAAGAGCAGGTCCAACAGATGAACGATGAAAGCCATTTGTCATCGATTATTACAAACATGTTTGAGCAGCATTTTGCTAAACACACGGTTGAAAAGAAGGAACCCTCAgtg GATGCGTCCTCTAGCACCGCCAGCAACCATGAAGCCCGTATTGTTCATTTGGAGGCACTCTTTGCAAAGCTATCACAG GCGATTGAGGAAGATAGAAAATTAGCAGAGTCAAGAACCAG CCGTGGCGAAATTCATGATGAAAGTCTCCTCCGAAGACGTATTGAGAGTCTAGAAGAAGAGTTTGAAACCTACAAAGCTGCTTTTACAAACCGACAGACGGCGCAGACAAGCTGCGACCTACCAGACTGCCTTCTGCAAAAG GTGGATGCAAGAGTTAAAGAGTCCATCCATATGATGTTTGCCAGCCAGGAAAATATTCCAGAATCCTTACTGCAATGGCTATCTGCAAATTATGTGAATAAAGGAGATTTCAATAGCAGGCTGCAGGAATTAGAGCTGAAAATTCTCCAAAACATTACACACCATGTCATCCTAACAAAGCAGGTCCCTTCTGCAAAAGTGGTGGAAACTGCCATCACTGGGGCAATAGATGGCATTTCTAAACAG GAAACTCAGGCAATGATAAATAATGCTCTGAGACTCTACTCCCAAGATCGCACTGGCATGGCCGATTTTGCTTTGGAATCTGGAG GTGGCAGTATCCTTGGTACACGTTGTTCTGAGACCTATGGGACAAAAACAGCTTTAatgagcttgtttggaattcctTTGTGGTATTTTTCACAGTCCCCTAGAGTGGTTATACAG CCGGATATGTACCCAGGAAACTGTTGGGCTTTTAAGGGAACCCAAGGATACCTTGTTGTTCGCCTATCAAGGATGATTTACCCAACTGCCTTTTCTATTGAGCACATACCAAAGTCCCTCTCACCATTAGGAAACATAACAAGCGCACCTAAAGACTTTGCAGTTTAT GGCCTAGATGATGAGTACCAGGAAGATGGGCAAGTTTTAATTCGTGCTGTGTATGATCAAGAAGGGGAACCCCTGCAAATATTCCACATAATG GAAGAATATAAAAAACCTTTCCAGATTGTGGAGCTGCGAATCTTCTCTAATTGGGGCCACCAAGACTTTACCTGTCTGTATCGCTTTAGGGCACATGGAACACCTGTACAATAA